In one window of Opitutus sp. GAS368 DNA:
- a CDS encoding ATP-binding protein, translating to MKPVRPSRPVPSSRAGELAGLRLRLAEAEGALRAIRRGEVDSVVVTGKQGPQVFTLQGAEHAYRVLIESMNEGAVTLTVDKMILYANQCFARMVKCPLEQVMGGSFRRFLSPEDRAVLRPLLKRAARTGSKLQVLLRVSDGSRLPVQISIRRLEKNGFSRAPIGLVVTDMTEARRTEELLRALTQRVVQVQEAERGSVALELHDNITQLLIAVLFSSQALADKLSNHDGAAKGEAVKLRAMLGRTAEEVERISRNLRPSVLDHVGLAAVLRDAGREFATRTGVLVKLDCDELAVRPPAGTELALYRIFQEALKNVEKHAGARRVTASLRQRGAFVQLTVKDDGVGFDTKHHAARRKGKGVLGLLGMGERAAYEGGVLTVKSGRHAGTEIKARIPLPPDAPLAA from the coding sequence GTGAAACCCGTCCGCCCGTCCCGTCCCGTCCCGTCCTCGCGCGCCGGCGAACTTGCCGGACTCCGCCTGCGTCTGGCGGAAGCGGAGGGAGCGCTCCGCGCCATCCGCCGCGGCGAGGTGGATTCGGTGGTGGTCACGGGCAAGCAGGGCCCGCAGGTGTTCACCCTGCAGGGCGCCGAGCACGCCTACCGCGTCCTCATCGAGTCCATGAACGAGGGGGCGGTGACCCTGACGGTGGACAAGATGATCCTCTACGCCAACCAGTGCTTCGCCCGCATGGTCAAATGCCCGCTGGAGCAGGTGATGGGCGGTTCCTTCCGCCGCTTTCTCTCCCCCGAGGACCGGGCCGTGCTCCGGCCGCTCCTGAAACGGGCAGCCCGGACCGGTTCCAAGCTCCAGGTGTTGCTCCGCGTCAGCGACGGCTCGCGCCTGCCGGTGCAGATCTCCATCCGCCGCCTGGAGAAGAACGGCTTCAGCCGCGCCCCCATCGGCTTGGTGGTGACGGACATGACGGAAGCCCGGCGGACCGAGGAACTGCTGCGGGCCCTGACCCAGCGGGTAGTGCAGGTGCAGGAAGCCGAACGCGGGAGCGTGGCCCTCGAACTGCATGACAACATCACCCAGCTGCTGATCGCCGTCCTCTTCAGCAGCCAGGCGCTGGCGGACAAGCTTTCAAATCACGACGGAGCCGCGAAGGGCGAGGCGGTGAAGCTCCGCGCCATGCTCGGCCGGACGGCCGAGGAAGTGGAGCGCATCTCGCGGAACCTGCGGCCCAGCGTGCTGGACCATGTCGGCCTGGCCGCCGTCCTGCGCGACGCCGGCCGGGAGTTCGCGACCCGGACGGGCGTCCTGGTCAAGCTGGACTGTGACGAACTGGCCGTCCGGCCGCCGGCCGGCACCGAACTGGCCCTCTACCGCATCTTCCAGGAAGCCTTGAAAAACGTGGAGAAGCACGCCGGCGCCCGGCGCGTCACCGCAAGCCTGCGGCAGCGGGGCGCCTTTGTGCAGCTGACGGTCAAGGACGACGGTGTCGGCTTCGACACGAAGCATCATGCGGCCCGGCGGAAGGGAAAAGGCGTCCTGGGCCTGCTCGGGATGGGCGAACGGGCGGCCTATGAGGGCGGCGTCCTCACGGTGAAATCCGGTCGCCACGCCGGCACGGAAATCAAGGCGCGCATTCCCCTGCCGCCGGACGCTCCTTTGGCGGCTTGA
- a CDS encoding circadian clock KaiB family protein: MAGATARSRQAVLRVRQLCESKLAGACDLEVIDIYQQPALARAHQIVATPTLIKELPLPVRRFIGNLANTTTLAFELSLAI, from the coding sequence GTGGCCGGGGCCACGGCCCGGTCGCGCCAGGCCGTCCTGCGGGTCCGCCAGCTCTGCGAATCGAAGCTGGCCGGCGCTTGCGACCTGGAGGTGATCGACATCTACCAGCAACCCGCCCTGGCCCGCGCCCACCAGATCGTCGCCACGCCAACCCTCATCAAGGAGCTCCCCCTGCCGGTGCGCCGGTTCATCGGCAATCTGGCCAACACCACCACCCTGGCCTTCGAGTTAAGCCTGGCCATCTGA
- a CDS encoding circadian clock KaiB family protein, whose product MDETPKSMSALDNLRKICDAHLKGRYRITVIDLLKHPQLARGDQILAIPTVVRRLPNPVRTIIGNLSDTARVLVGLDLRATG is encoded by the coding sequence ATGGACGAGACGCCCAAGTCGATGTCGGCGCTCGATAACCTTCGGAAGATCTGCGACGCCCATCTCAAGGGCCGTTACCGCATCACCGTGATCGACCTGCTGAAGCATCCGCAGCTCGCCAGGGGTGACCAGATCCTCGCCATCCCGACCGTGGTGCGCCGGCTGCCGAACCCGGTGCGCACCATCATCGGCAACCTTTCCGATACCGCCCGCGTGCTCGTCGGCCTGGACCTGCGCGCGACGGGCTAA
- the kaiC gene encoding circadian clock protein KaiC yields the protein MKNKGSKSRASAALLPKCPTGIQGLDEITGGGLPLGRPTLVCGGAGCGKTLLAAEFLVRGAVQFDEPGVLISFEETETELKANVTSLGFDLAGLVRRKKILIDYVHIEPGEVHESGEYDLEGLFVRLNHAIDSIGAKRVVLDTLEALFAGLRNEGILRAELRRLFRWLKDKGVTAVITAERGRESLTRHGLEEYVSDCVILLDHRVTDQIATRNLRVVKYRGALHGTNEFPFLIGNEGISVLPITSVGLNHKISSERIATGIPRLDAMLGGRGFFRGSSILLTGTPGTGKTIVAANFAQAACRRGERTLFFSFEESPNQIIRNMHSIGLRLDPLVKRGLLRFHAARPSLYGLEMHLATMFNEIATFQPQVVIIDPITSLMDAGTDSECRGMVTRLVDYLKAGQVTTLFTSLTQGGHALQQSEAAMSSLMDSWLLLQDTEGNGERNRVLYVLKARGMAHSNQIREFLISNRGIDLVDAYIGANGVLTGSARAAQGALEKAAVLTAQQEAARRKREIERKRAAIERQISGLRYDYESEAVELRRIDEQVGTSTLMLTTERAESGRLRQADAKASTRPRGNGRNGRKYL from the coding sequence ATGAAAAATAAAGGTTCTAAATCCCGTGCCTCCGCGGCGCTTTTACCCAAGTGCCCCACCGGCATCCAGGGCCTCGACGAGATCACCGGCGGCGGATTGCCGCTGGGTCGGCCCACGCTCGTCTGCGGCGGAGCGGGCTGCGGCAAGACGCTGCTGGCCGCGGAATTCCTGGTGCGCGGCGCGGTGCAGTTCGACGAGCCGGGCGTGCTGATATCTTTCGAGGAGACGGAGACCGAGCTGAAGGCCAACGTCACCTCGCTCGGGTTTGACCTGGCCGGCCTGGTCCGGCGCAAAAAAATCCTGATCGATTACGTCCACATCGAGCCCGGCGAGGTCCATGAAAGCGGGGAATACGACCTGGAGGGCCTGTTCGTCCGGCTCAATCACGCGATCGACTCCATCGGCGCCAAGCGCGTCGTGCTGGACACGCTGGAGGCGCTGTTCGCCGGCCTGCGCAACGAGGGCATCCTGCGCGCCGAGCTGCGCCGGCTCTTCCGCTGGCTCAAGGACAAGGGCGTGACCGCCGTCATCACGGCCGAGCGGGGACGCGAATCGCTGACGCGCCACGGGCTGGAGGAATACGTGTCCGACTGCGTCATCCTGCTCGACCACAGGGTCACCGACCAGATCGCCACGCGGAACCTGCGTGTCGTGAAATACCGCGGTGCGCTGCACGGCACCAACGAATTCCCGTTTCTCATCGGCAACGAGGGCATCAGCGTGCTGCCCATCACATCGGTGGGGCTGAACCACAAGATCTCGAGCGAACGGATCGCCACCGGCATCCCCCGGCTCGACGCGATGCTGGGCGGGCGGGGATTTTTCCGCGGCAGCAGCATCCTGCTCACGGGCACGCCCGGCACGGGCAAGACCATCGTCGCCGCCAACTTTGCGCAAGCCGCCTGCCGGCGCGGAGAACGCACCCTCTTCTTCTCGTTCGAGGAGTCGCCCAACCAGATCATCCGCAACATGCATTCGATCGGCCTGCGCCTGGATCCGCTGGTCAAGCGCGGCCTGCTGCGGTTCCACGCGGCGCGGCCCTCGCTCTACGGCCTGGAAATGCACCTGGCCACGATGTTCAACGAGATCGCCACGTTTCAACCCCAGGTCGTCATCATCGACCCGATCACCAGCCTGATGGACGCGGGCACCGATTCTGAATGCCGGGGGATGGTGACGCGGCTGGTCGACTACCTGAAGGCCGGGCAGGTCACCACGCTCTTCACCAGCCTGACGCAGGGCGGCCACGCGCTGCAGCAGAGCGAGGCGGCCATGTCCTCGCTCATGGACTCCTGGCTGCTGTTGCAGGACACCGAAGGCAACGGCGAGCGCAACCGCGTGCTCTATGTCCTCAAGGCCCGCGGCATGGCGCACTCGAACCAGATCCGCGAGTTCCTGATTTCCAACCGGGGCATCGACCTCGTGGACGCCTACATCGGCGCCAACGGCGTGCTGACCGGCTCGGCCCGGGCGGCGCAGGGCGCCCTGGAAAAGGCCGCCGTTCTGACCGCTCAGCAGGAAGCGGCCCGCCGCAAGCGCGAGATCGAGCGCAAACGCGCGGCAATCGAGCGGCAGATCAGCGGGCTGCGCTACGACTATGAATCCGAAGCCGTCGAATTACGTCGCATTGATGAACAAGTCGGCACAAGCACGCTCATGCTGACCACGGAGCGGGCGGAATCAGGCCGCCTCCGCCAGGCGGATGCCAAAGCGTCGACCCGCCCGCGCGGCAACGGCAGGAACGGGAGGAAATACCTTTGA
- a CDS encoding polysaccharide deacetylase family protein, giving the protein MWLLLIVNLAGKAAALVVGWSTPGAALALWFGPDLLLAYHLFAPNAQGLVRMHRRFATARREVWLTIDDGPDPEDTPQILALLATHGAHATFFVIGEKAAAHPHLINAITAAGHEVAHHTHTHPLGTFWCASPGRVARELDAGLAALRAAGVTPTRFRPPVGIKNPWLAAALRTRHLTGVAWSARGLEHWPGDAESVADRALRGLAPGAILLLHEGCGVPAPIRVGAIRRVVDRLHLRGYRCVVPGPEQLAG; this is encoded by the coding sequence ATGTGGCTTCTGCTCATTGTCAATCTGGCCGGCAAGGCGGCCGCCTTGGTCGTGGGCTGGAGCACGCCGGGCGCCGCGCTCGCGTTGTGGTTCGGTCCCGACCTGCTGCTCGCGTATCACCTGTTCGCCCCGAACGCCCAGGGCCTGGTGCGCATGCACCGGCGCTTCGCCACAGCGCGACGCGAGGTGTGGCTGACCATTGACGATGGCCCCGATCCGGAGGACACGCCGCAGATCCTCGCGCTGCTCGCCACTCACGGCGCGCACGCGACGTTTTTTGTGATCGGGGAAAAGGCCGCCGCGCACCCCCACCTGATCAACGCGATCACGGCGGCGGGACACGAGGTGGCCCATCACACCCACACCCATCCGCTCGGGACCTTCTGGTGTGCCTCGCCGGGCCGGGTCGCCCGGGAACTCGACGCCGGGCTGGCGGCGTTGCGCGCGGCCGGGGTGACCCCGACCCGGTTCCGTCCGCCGGTCGGGATCAAGAATCCCTGGCTGGCGGCGGCCTTGCGCACCCGCCATCTCACCGGCGTGGCTTGGAGCGCCCGCGGCCTCGAGCACTGGCCGGGGGACGCCGAAAGCGTCGCCGATCGCGCGCTGCGCGGCCTCGCCCCCGGGGCGATCCTGCTGCTGCATGAGGGCTGCGGGGTGCCGGCGCCCATCCGGGTCGGCGCCATCCGGCGCGTGGTCGACCGGCTGCATCTGCGGGGCTACCGCTGCGTCGTGCCCGGACCGGAGCAACTGGCCGGCTAG
- a CDS encoding acyloxyacyl hydrolase yields the protein MHHFIKSALLGSALCVAMFATEAPPAPPWAASALTFETGVLWEIGTGTPFAYRLVPAQLAWRSGEFWHHEFSNGSRIVLRHRLALLADLVQNGPESRYLGFSGSPSLELWNRSGTTALFTGAGGGFGLTDARGIKGGLGQDFTLNWFIRGGFEHVIAPHRSVSAGIMYQHLSNGGMTTPNPGIDALGFTLGYGWSH from the coding sequence ATGCACCACTTTATCAAGTCCGCCCTGCTGGGCTCCGCGCTGTGCGTCGCCATGTTTGCCACCGAAGCGCCACCCGCCCCGCCCTGGGCCGCAAGCGCGCTGACTTTCGAGACCGGCGTGCTCTGGGAAATCGGCACGGGCACGCCCTTCGCCTACCGCCTGGTGCCCGCGCAGCTCGCGTGGCGCTCGGGGGAATTCTGGCACCACGAATTTTCAAACGGATCCCGGATCGTCCTCCGCCACCGGCTCGCGCTGCTGGCCGACCTGGTTCAAAATGGACCGGAGTCCCGCTACCTCGGGTTCTCCGGCTCGCCGTCGCTCGAACTGTGGAACCGATCCGGCACCACGGCGCTGTTCACCGGCGCCGGCGGCGGCTTCGGGCTCACCGATGCGCGCGGCATCAAGGGCGGTCTGGGCCAGGACTTCACGCTGAACTGGTTCATCCGGGGCGGCTTCGAGCATGTCATCGCCCCGCATCGCAGCGTGAGCGCGGGCATCATGTATCAACACCTGTCCAACGGCGGCATGACCACCCCGAATCCCGGGATCGACGCGCTGGGCTTCACCCTCGGCTACGGCTGGAGCCACTGA
- a CDS encoding VTT domain-containing protein → MKHLASAPRRFGNKKHLLLVAGCAVFGVALVLVAMPTGVGAVVNDVVLGLREAGPVVFFVAMALLPAAGFPLLAFTLTAGPVFTPVLGAGWVMVWSVAAVVVNLLLTYWLARRALRPLVIRLLAWCGFHLPEEAPTGAWQLTLMVRLTPGPPFWAQSYVLGLLRVPLGPYLVVSTLVMTGYIAALVYGGAAIMQGNGRLGFAAVVGLAVLVAARQLWRKHAARRVPAAPVAVPVE, encoded by the coding sequence ATGAAACACCTTGCTTCGGCGCCGCGCCGCTTTGGGAATAAAAAGCATCTCCTGCTGGTCGCGGGATGCGCGGTGTTCGGCGTCGCGTTGGTGCTGGTGGCGATGCCAACGGGAGTGGGGGCGGTGGTGAATGACGTGGTGCTGGGTTTGCGCGAAGCGGGCCCGGTGGTCTTCTTCGTCGCGATGGCGCTGTTGCCGGCCGCGGGATTTCCGTTGCTCGCGTTCACGCTGACCGCCGGGCCGGTGTTTACGCCGGTGCTCGGTGCCGGCTGGGTGATGGTGTGGTCGGTGGCCGCCGTGGTCGTCAATTTGCTGCTGACCTACTGGCTCGCGCGCCGCGCGCTGCGGCCGCTCGTGATCCGGCTGCTGGCCTGGTGTGGATTCCACTTGCCGGAGGAAGCGCCGACCGGAGCGTGGCAGCTGACGCTGATGGTCCGCCTGACCCCCGGCCCCCCCTTCTGGGCGCAGAGTTACGTGCTCGGCCTGCTGCGCGTGCCCTTGGGGCCGTATCTGGTCGTCTCCACGTTGGTCATGACGGGCTACATCGCGGCGCTCGTTTACGGCGGGGCTGCGATCATGCAAGGCAACGGCCGGCTGGGCTTCGCGGCGGTTGTCGGCCTGGCGGTCCTCGTCGCCGCGCGACAGCTCTGGCGCAAGCACGCGGCGCGGCGTGTCCCGGCCGCGCCCGTCGCCGTTCCCGTCGAGTAA
- a CDS encoding DUF502 domain-containing protein: MSSNKPRPSRVMRRLLRHFWQGVFVLAPIGLTLATLAWLFEKVDGILRDYVRYPGVGFVLVLGTVVLVGWFASYFFMRRMFKVVDGWIEHTPGVSFIYSTLRDFFEAFVGNKRRFTHAVLVNVHSEEVWMLGFLTSEDLDNFKLGAGFVSVYVPQAYHVAGQLYLVKRERVRPIEHLASGDVMKYAMTGGVVDSVDTGST, translated from the coding sequence ATGAGTTCCAACAAGCCCCGTCCCTCCCGCGTCATGCGCCGCCTGTTGCGGCATTTCTGGCAGGGGGTCTTCGTCCTGGCGCCGATCGGCCTCACCCTCGCAACCCTGGCCTGGCTGTTCGAAAAGGTGGACGGCATTCTTCGCGACTACGTGAGGTATCCCGGGGTCGGCTTCGTGCTGGTGCTGGGCACCGTGGTGCTGGTCGGCTGGTTCGCCTCGTATTTCTTCATGCGCCGGATGTTCAAGGTGGTGGATGGCTGGATCGAGCATACTCCCGGGGTGAGTTTCATCTACTCCACGCTGCGCGATTTCTTCGAGGCCTTCGTCGGCAACAAGCGCCGTTTCACCCATGCCGTACTGGTCAATGTGCACTCCGAGGAAGTCTGGATGCTCGGGTTTCTCACCAGCGAGGATCTCGACAACTTCAAGCTCGGCGCCGGCTTTGTCTCCGTTTACGTCCCGCAGGCCTACCATGTCGCCGGGCAGCTCTACCTCGTCAAACGCGAGCGGGTCCGTCCCATCGAGCATCTCGCTTCCGGCGATGTGATGAAATATGCGATGACGGGCGGCGTCGTGGACAGCGTGGACACGGGGTCCACCTGA
- a CDS encoding PLD nuclease N-terminal domain-containing protein: MNLNYLVGLLCFIFWIVALADCIKGNSPNKLLWAVVIILLPFLGTILYFLLGRSAVRT, encoded by the coding sequence ATGAATCTCAACTACCTCGTCGGCCTGCTCTGCTTCATTTTCTGGATCGTCGCGCTGGCCGACTGCATCAAGGGCAACAGTCCGAACAAGCTCCTCTGGGCCGTTGTCATCATCCTGCTGCCGTTCCTCGGCACGATCCTCTACTTCCTGCTCGGTCGCAGCGCGGTCCGAACCTGA